The following coding sequences lie in one Cryptococcus neoformans var. neoformans B-3501A chromosome 2, whole genome shotgun sequence genomic window:
- a CDS encoding ribosome biogenesis protein NIP7, with the protein MRPLTEEETKAVFEKLANYIGKNLVHLIDRDEDDEYCFRLHKDRVYYLPLPMLHLATSVARPNLVSLGTCFGKFSKTGKFKLGIMCLDYLAKYAKYKVWIKPSGELPFLYGNHVAKAHLGRITEDTPEHQGVVVYNMSDVPLGFGVTARSTLDTRKLDPTGIIVFHQADVGEFLRDEDTMF; encoded by the exons ATGAGGCCCTTaacagaggaagagacaaaGGCTGTGTTCGAAAAGCTCGCAAACTACATCGGAAAGAACCTCGTTCACCTCATCGACagggatgaggatgacgagtACTGCTTCCGTCTCCACAAAGACAG AGTGTACTATCTCCCCCTTCCCATGCTCCACTTGGCCACCTCTGTCGCCCGACCTAATCTCGTTTCTCTCGGTACATGTTTCGGTAAATTCTCAAAAACTGGCAAATTCAAGCTTGGTATAATGTGTTTGGACTATCTCGCCAAGTACGCAAAGTACAAG GTCTGGATTAAGCCTTCTGGAGaacttcctttcctctaCGGTAACCACGTCGCCAAAGCGCATTTGGGAAGGATAACGGAGGATACACCCGAACATCAGGGTGTGGTGGTGTACAACATGTCGGATGTGCCTTTA GGATTCGGAGTAACAGCCCGCTCAACACTCGATACACGTAAACTCGATCCGACGGGTATTATCGTCTTCCACCAAGCGGACGTTGGAGAGTTCTTGCGTGATGAGGATACCATGTTCTAA
- a CDS encoding hypothetical protein (HMMPfam hit to Proteasome, Proteasome A-type and B-type, score: 215.9, E(): 7.4e-62), whose protein sequence is MFRNSYDSDNTTFSPQGKLFQVEYALEAVKQGSAAIGLRSNTHAVLLTLKRSTGELATYQKKLIRIDDHVGVAIAGLTSDARVLSNYMRQKAMQSRMTYGRATPVARLVQSIADRAQTNTQEYGRRPYGVGFLVIGKDETGPHLFEFSPAGTAFEYYAHSIGARSQSAKTYLEKNYHLFPNASLEELINHGLSALHDTLQQDKHLSSLNTSIAIIGPAEGQGVEDVSKSAAAQRGGFRVWENEGVEGILRGWRRSRGEPEEGPEAEGESQAEASAEGQNEGGAGQQEGQLPAEDVTMQE, encoded by the exons ATGTTCAGAAACTCGTACGACTCGGATAACActaccttctccccccAGGGAAAGCTTTTTCAAGTAGAGTACGCTCTCGAAGCCGTCAAACAGGGTTCAGCAGCCATCGGCCTCAGGTCCAACACCCACGCCGTCTTGCTTACTCTCAAG CGATCAACTGGCGAGCTTGCGACATATCAGAAGAAGCTCATCAGGATTGACGATCACGTTGGTGTCGCCATTGCTGGTTTGACCAGCGATGCTCGTGTCTTGAG CAATTATATGCGACAAAAGGCTATGCAATCTAGGATGACATACGGTCGCGCCACGCCTGTCGCTCGTCTCGTCCAAAGTATCGCCGACCGCGCTCAAACAAACACTCAAGAGTATGGGCGAAGACCGTATGGAGTTGGATTCCTTGTTATCGGAAAGGAC GAAACCGGCCCTCACCTCTTTGAATTCTCCCCAGCCGGCACCGCTTTTGAATACTATGCCCACTCCATCGGTGCCCGCTCTCAATCGGCAAAGACATACCTTGAAAAAAACTATCATCTGTTCCCCAACGCCTCACTTGAAGAGTTGATCAACCATGGTCTTTCGGCTTTGCATGATACCCTTCAACAGGACAAAcatctctcctctttgAATACTTCTATAGCCATTATCGGTCCTGCCGAGGGACAAGGAGTGGAGGATGTGAGCAAATCAGCAGCGGCACAGAGAGGTGGATTTAGGGTGTGGGAGAATGAAGGTGTGGAAGGGATtttgagaggatggaggaggagtagGGGGGAGCCAGAGGAGGGGCCAGAGGCTGAAGGCGAGTCTCAAGCTGAGGCTTCAGCTGAGGGCCAGAATGAAGGTGGGGCGGGACAGCAAGAGGGACAGCTCCCGGCGGAGGACGTGACGATGCAAGAGTGA
- a CDS encoding hypothetical protein (HMMPfam hit to Nop, Putative snoRNA binding domain, score: 167.5, E(): 2.8e-47): MSLADALLADLDGLSDDEARSPSPGPEASSSSMPPPGLPNKGKRPASAMEVDDGEGGANEDEGDDMKLEDGTSAVGFVPEGGVRPADELDKEEVEKTDMKGVEDVKKVARLAGSQKLRDVLADIIKYTESPTDMSSSAGPLEENPEYHLVVTANNMSVEVDNEILIVHKFIRDHYAPRFPELEQLIAEPWTYIAAVNAIGQSEDLTKVTFPNTLPAATVLSITLTATTSRGRPLTPAEWETIQRAIAVAQNLRSAREQIFSYVESRMAAVAPNLSAIVGTGIAAKLLGLAGGLHAFSRQPSCNVMLFGAMKKTLATSHLSAASQQRHTGFIFQSSIVQSAQPEDRRRAQRAVSAKCALAARIDAGKGSRDGSYGRKCLADLQKRIEKMAEPPPNKMIKALPIPQETNRKKRGGKRARKAKEAYAQTELRKLQNRMEFGKAEEEIGVDDETVGLGMIGSAGRVRGEMADARSKAKLSRANKLRTQLLGRSVTSNDAASGMATSLSFTPVQGLEIVTPSLSAAQKVQAANDRWFSGGTFTHVRKGGSSIPGQEQK; the protein is encoded by the exons ATGTCGTTAGCGGACGCCCTTCTGGCAGACCTTGATGGTCTCTCGGATGACGAAGCTcgatctccttctcctggcCCCGaggcctcctcctcgtcaaTGCCGCCTCCTGGTTTGCCTAACAAAGGAAAACGTCCTGCCAGCGCTATGGAAGTCGATGATGGCGAAGGAGGTgcgaatgaagatgagggagaCGATATGAAGCTGGAAGACGGGACGAGTGCTGTGGGATTTGTACCTGAAGGAGGTGTAAGGCCTGCAGATGAGCtggacaaggaggaagtggaAAAAACCGATATGAAGGGTGTCGAGGATGTGAAGAAAGTAGCCAGGTTGGCAGGAAGCCAGAAGCTTCGAGATGTTCTGGCA GATATCATAAAATACACCGAGTCTCCCACCGATATGTCTTCGTCTGCCGGTCCCCTCGAGGAGAATCCAGAGTACCATCTTGTTGTCACTGCGAACAACATGTCCGTCGAGGTTGACAACGAGATTCTCATCGTGCACAAATTCATTCGTGACCACTATGCTCCTCGATTTCCGGAACTCGAACAGCTCATTGCCGAACCTTGGACATACATTGCCGCCGTTAATGCCATCGGTCAGTCTGAAGATCTAACGAAGGTCACATTCCCCAACACCCTCCCTGCGGCTACTGTACTCTCTATCACTCTTACTGCTACGACTTCCCGTGGTCGGCCGCTCACGCCTGCAGAGTGGGAAACAATTCAGCGCGCCATCGCTGTCGCCCAAAATCTCCGTTCGGCCCGAGAACAAATTTTTTCCTACGTCGAGTCCCGTATGGCTGCTGTAGCACCTAATTTGTCTGCTATTGTGGGCACCGGTATCGCTGCCAAACTACTTGGTTTAGCAGGTGGTCTCCATGCGTTTAGTCGACAGCCGAGTTGTAATGTGATGCTTTTTGGcgcgatgaagaagactttGGCCACCTCTCATCTTTCTGCTGCCTCTCAGCAACGACATACCGGCTTTATCTTCCAAAGCTCTATAGTACAGAGTGCCCAGCCTGAagatcgaagaagagctcaGCGAGCGGTGTCTGCCAAGTGTGCTCTTGCGGCCAGGATCGATGCAGGAAAGGGGTCTAGGGACGGATCTTATGGAAGAAAGTGTTTGGCGGATTTGCAAAAGAGGATTGAAAAGATGGCGGAACCTCCTCCCAACAAGATGATCAAGGCGTTGCCTATCCCTCAGGAGACTAACAGGAAGAAGCGTGGTGGTAAGAG AGCTCGAAAAGCCAAGGAAGCGTACGCCCAGACCGAATTGAGAAAGTTACAAAACCGAATGGAGTTTGGCaaggcggaagaagagatcggGGTGGACGACGAGACTGTTGGTTTGGGTATGATCGGTTCCGCCGGAAGGGTCCGAGGCGAGATGGCAGATGCGAGGAGTAAAG CTAAACTTTCTCGAGCCAACAAACTTCGAACTCAGCTCCTTGGTCGCTCAGTCACATCCAACGACGCTGCCAGCGGTATGGCCACCTCCTTATCATTCACGCCTGTCCAAGGTCTTGAAATAGTTACACCCTCCCTCTCTGCAGCCCAGAAAGTACAGGCTGCGAATGACAGATGGTTCTCCGGGGGTACATTTACGCATGTAAGGAAGGGGGGAAGCAGTATTCCGGGACAGGAACAGAAATAG